The following coding sequences lie in one Miscanthus floridulus cultivar M001 chromosome 9, ASM1932011v1, whole genome shotgun sequence genomic window:
- the LOC136483705 gene encoding LOW QUALITY PROTEIN: protein ACTIVITY OF BC1 COMPLEX KINASE 1, chloroplastic-like (The sequence of the model RefSeq protein was modified relative to this genomic sequence to represent the inferred CDS: inserted 1 base in 1 codon), giving the protein MELCTACIWTSAQWSQTITTNRRLVYHGFANSSFSAPQRRRRAALYVMNAALTGAPISSQNITQLPRTNGAAIKSISSDKPSSAMEQLDIERGVCIPFRKYSPEMVRKRVLDSRGSILSLASRGVEIVWKLGFYWSYLVYDFLVGRDEEIVPYRARQLRNLLCDLGPSFIKAGQVLANRPDIIREDYMNELCILQDDVPPVPNQVAFTIIEEELGQPLERLFSKISSETIAAASLGQVYRATLRETGEDVAIKVQRPGIEPIIYRDLFLFRTLASFLNGISLQKLGCNAELIVDEFGEKLLEELDYTLEATNIEDFLENFKDDPTVKIPRVYKQLSGPRVLVMEWIDGIRCTDPQAIKEAGIDVEGFLTVGVSAALRQLLEFGLFHGDPHPGNIFAMHDGRIAYVDFGNVAVLSQQNKQILIDAVVHAVNEDYAEMANDFTRXGFLASGTDVAPIIPALESIWQNSAGKGLADFNFRSVTGKFNQLVYNYPIRIPERFSLVIRSLLTQEGICFTLKRDFKFLEVAYPYIAKRLLTDPNPALRERLIQVLFKDGAFQWKRLENLIVLAKENVSKMSSNPALKKNSSQAVRNRQLESKLDLTETIKDGARMFLIDAGIRRQLILAFTEDSKLHVEELVDVYRLVEDQIDMPSVALEVLQDLPSVARDFMLSWSDSILPDRQY; this is encoded by the exons atggagCTTTGTACAGCTTGTATCTGGACTTCAGCACAGTGGTCTCAAACAATAACAACCAACCGACGACTGGTATACCATGGATTTGCAAATTCAAGTTTCTCAGCGCCCCAAAGGAGAAGGCGAGCAGCACTCTATGTCATGAATGCCGCATTGACCGGTGCTCCAATATCATCTCAAAACATAACCCAACTTCCACGCACCAACGGCGCAGCTATCAAAAGTATATCCAGCGACAAACCCAGCAGCGCAATGGAGCAACTTGATATTGAACGTGGTGTCTGTATTCCGTTCCGAAAGTACAGTCCAGAAATG GTCAGGAAAAGAGTCTTGGATTCAAGAGGTTCCATACTGTCCCTTGCGAGTCGGGGAGTGGAGATAGTTTGGAAACTTGGATTTTACTGGTCATATCTTGTGTATGACTTTTTGGTTGGACGGGATGAAGAAATTGTTCCATATCGTGCTCGTCAGCTCCGTAATCTTTTATGTGATCTGGGCCCATCTTTCATAAAAGCAGGACAG GTTCTAGCCAACAGGCCTGATATTATTCGAGAGGATTATATGAATGAACTTTGCATCTTGCAAGATGATGTCCCTCCAGTCCCTAACCAG GTGGCTTTTACCATAATTGAGGAGGAACTTGGCCAACCTCTAGAGAGATTGTTCAGCAAAATTTCATCAGAGACAATAGCAGCTGCTAGTTTGGGCCAAGTTTACCGTGCCACACTTAGAGAAACTGGCGAGGATGTCGCTATTAAG GTTCAGAGACCAGGGATTGAACCAATAATATACCGAGATCTTTTCCTGTTCCGCACTTTGGCTTCATTTTTGAATGGGATTAGTCTTCAGAAACTAGGGTGCAATGCGGAGCTTATTGTTGATGAATTTGGTGAGAAACTTTTGGAAGAACTTGATTACACTCTT GAAGCTACAAATATCGAGGACTTCCTAGAAAATTTTAAGGATGATCCGACTGTCAAGATACCTCGAGTGTATAAGCAGCTTTCAGGTCCCCGTGTTCTGGTGATGGAGTGGATAGATGGAATTAGATGTACGGACCCACAG GCTATAAAAGAAGCTGGAATCGATGTGGAAGGTTTTCTCACAGTCGGAGTGAGTGCTGCTTTGCGTCAGTTACTTGAATTTGGTCTTTTCCATGGAGATCCGCATCCTGGAAATATTTTTGCAATGCATGATGGTCGTATTGCTTATGTCGACTTTGGAAATGTGGCCGTTCTTAGCCAG CAAAACAAACAAATCCTAATCGATGCTGTTGTTCATGCTGTTAACGAAGACTATGCTGAAATGGCAAATGACTTCACTA CTGGGTTCCTTGCTAGTGGAACAGATGTAGCCCCAATTATTCCAGCTCTGGAATCCATTTGGCAAAACTCAGCTGGAAAAGGCTTGGCGGACTTCAATTTCCGGAGTGTGACTG GGAAGTTCAATCAGCTTGTGTACAACTATCCAATCCGCATCCCAGAAAGGTTTTCTTTGGTTATTCGTTCATTGTTGACGCAAGAAGGAATCTGCTTTACACTAAAGCGTGATTTTAAGTTTCTTGAG GTTGCCTATCCATATATAGCAAAGCGTCTATTGACAGATCCAAACCCTGCTCTCCGTGAACGCCTGATTCAG GTGCTATTCAAAGATGGGGCATTCCAGTGGAAACGACTAGAAAACCTTATAGTTCTTGCCAAGGAGAATGTGTCCAAGATGAGCAGCAACCCTGCACTGAAAAAGAATAGTTC GCAAGCTGTAAGAAATCGACAATTAGAGAGCAAACTTGATCTCACTGAAACAATAAAAGATGGAGCACGGATGTTCCTTATCGATGCTGGTATCAGGAGACAACTTATACTGGCCTTCACTGAAGACTCCAAATTGCACGTAGAAGAG CTTGTGGATGTATACAGACTGGTCGAAGATCAAATAGATATGCCTTCAGTTGCCCTTGAGGTTCTTCAGG ATTTACCATCTGTTGCACGTGATTTCATGCTTTCCTGGAGTGATTCCATCCTGCCAGATCGCCAGTACTAA